The genomic window CTGCAGGTCAGGGAACACATCTCCTGTCACGGAAACATACTCTGTGAGAGCACTGTTTTGTAATGAAGTCTCAACAGTTTTACCAAACTGattattctgttttgaactGTCTCCCTTGCTAGACTGCCTGTAAGAAACCACACCCTGTTCTCCAGCATTTCTGAGCAGCTTTCTTTTGGATAAAGGGCTTCTCTCCTTCAGCAtctccatttgcttttttctgtactGCTCTCTTCTTTCATGAATTATCAGCTTATCAGGATTGGTCTGTTGCAGCCGTAGCCTCAGTGTATTTGTCAGCCCGTACAATAGTTTCCTTCTGGGAGGTCTGTTTTCCTTGGTTCTGCAGTTCCTTACAGAGCCTGTCTCTCCCTGGGGTACAGCTCCCTTAGGTCCTCTCCCAGCCCAAGAAGACCCTGGTGAGGTGGCCTCTTGCTGGCCTTGCTTCAATCGAGGCCTGGCAGCTCCACTGCTCCCACCTGGCCCTACAGGTGCCTCTGCAGGCTCGAGGGCAGAGGATTGGGTGGGGTCCGGGGGCCGTGAGGCCGTGCCACCACTCCCTGGGGCCTGGTAGAGCCAGGCCAGATGTGGGTGGACAGCAGCAGGTGTAGCATTGCGGGTGAGCACCGACAGCTCTGCCAGCAAGGCGCTGAGTAGTGGCAGCTGCCCCAGGGTGTCGTGGAGCTGCTGAGGCCTGGTGGGGTGCAACAGTGAGGGCCCAGCACTGGGACGTGGGGGGCTCTGGCCCTGGTCTTGCTCCTGCGGTCTCCAGGCCTCGACATGCTCCCATTTTCCTGTGGCCGCTGCTGCTGACAGCCGATGAGGCTTAGCAGGCTCGCGGCTGTAATACAGCACGGGAGGGCAGAAGATGTTGCCCTCCAGCTCCTCGccctcctcctcaccccccaGCTCAGGGGAGGGGGTGGGCAGCCTGGCAGCGGCGGGCAGCGTGGCAGCGCCGGGGCTGGTGGGGCTCGGCGGGGGCGACTCCTCACGGGCCTCCAGGCTAGTGAGGCGGTAGGCCAGGACCAGATCTCCGACGGGGCGGCCCGCGGAGTCCCGCAGTGGGAAGCAGCCGCGGCGGCCGCAGGAGACAGGCGCCCCGGGCCGCTGCAGCAGCTCGACGGCGGCGGGGGCCAAGGAGATGCCGCAGCTGCCGAGGAGGCGGGGGGACCCCGGGGCGAGCCCAACGGGCAGCGCCAGGAGCAGGGCGCGGAGCGGTCGGCGGCGCAGCGCGGCACAGAGCGAGGCCCGGCGCCAGCGGAAGAGGCAGCGCTTGCCGCGGCCGAAGGGGAAGGCCCGCCCCGGCCGcaggggcggcgcggcggcggcggcggggcgcagCAGGAGGGTGGGGAAGTCCAGGAGGCGCAGCGCCACGGCCGGGCGCAGAGTGGGGCCCGGCGCCGCCACCCGCACCGcctccaccagcagctccagggcgAACAGCccctccgcgcccgccgcggccATGGCGGCCCCAGCCCCAGGTCTCGCGAgacgtgtgtgtgtatgaggGGTGTTAGGTGAGGCCGCCGGCTCTCTCGCGAGAGGAGGGCCGCCCGCGCCGCGGGGAGGGCGTTCAGCCTCCCCAGGGAGTcgctccagcccccccccccccgttgcCCCCAGCAACGCGCCTTTGCAAAGCACCCTGGGAGTTGTAGTCCGTGCCGGGTGGGCGCTGGCGTCCCGGGGCAAGCACAGGAACCACTACCCGCCACCCCCTGCGGCGCAGGGGTCGCACGGGCCCGCGGACTCTGAGGGGGTACTTAGCCCCTCATCCCACGGGTGGGGCGATGAGCAGTGCTCCGCGGCTCCCTGTGTGCCCCCAGCCGGGGGCTCGCGGCAGCCGTGTTGCGGCTTGCCCTGACCGAGGGCTGTGGTGACAGGCCGGGTGGGGAGCGGCGGACGCGGCCTGTCTGTTCACAGGCGCCCTGTGTAGCGTGGCGGCTTCTGTCGTGCCTCTGCCCTCGGCTCTGGTCGTGTGTTCCCCACTGTGGATCACCAGTAACAGCCACAGGAGCAGGGGTGCGATGGCGCACTGTGCTCCATCAGTCAGCAGGAGTACACGtggaggcagggagggacaTTAAACAGTTGTCTGCTTCTTTGCGGCCTTTTCCCACCCCAAGAGAAATACTGAGGTCTGTGCCAAGGGCTGCGTCTGAAGAGTCCACAGTTGAAGGCCTGTACATATcgtgagatttttaaaaatgtagttctACATCAATTAGGTTTTTCTAATCAGCTGTAAATGTCACCTCTTCATATTTAATGTCTCCATCTCTGCAATGCCTGAGTGCCTTGGACATGCATTGATAAATGcctattttctcttctgtccgCATGTAAACTGGGAGTTGCGGCAGACACCCCTGTGGAGAATTTCACTCCTCGCCTCCTGCCTGGCAAAGAGAGTGCCCTTCCCTCTCTGACCGCCCTTCCCTTACACCTGAGTCTCCTTGCCACAGGCACAGCAACTACTGGCTGAGCTGggaagaaaattgttttgttgAATTAGTAAGTTGACTCTAAAACAATGTATCCTGAACTGGTGGAGTTCGGTTAAAGTTACAGAACACCCTCACCATTTACCACCAGGGAAGTAACTAAAAGAAAGACCAATCCCCTCTCCattctttttattccttccttttttcccctttcctgcctCTGCCAAATCACAATCActttttagaaaagcagaaaccagtGGGAAATGGTTAAAGAATCAAACCGTTCACTGTTGATCAGGTCCCTTGATCATTATTATTTAAAGGACACCTTTCATTAGCTGTTATGTCTGAGAAGAGAGTTAAGGACTTTGACCTCTGAATTGTGACCAGGGCTTAAGAAGTAAATAACTAAGTTCTTCTCCGCTACCTCTGTTCTAAGCACATGAGtctgattttgtgattctgtgattctttaagtCCTCTGCTGTCAAGGCTACTAGTGTTCGGATGTTGCCATTACACTGGCATTGTGGCAGATGAAACAAATGGCCAGTCCATTTCGCTGCCACATTAATCTCCTGCCATCAGTCATCTTCTTtccttgtgtttccttttcctccagccTATTCCCAGCCTGTTCCCAGGAGGGCCTAGTTGTCATTCTCCATAAAGGAAGAATGACAAAAGACCCCCAATACACTGAAAGTGACAGACATATTTAACAGTAGTCAAATAATCGCTCTCAAGATCCCCCAGGAAGATGATGGATAGGCATTTtgcccattttacagatgggcaTACTGTGACTATGACGTTTAGTCCAAGATTTCTAACCTCTTACTTTTGAAACTTCCAACTTGTGTAGGCAAGAGACACATCTTTGTGTGTGGTAACTGCAACTGAAGTTAGGGGGTAAATTATGGAGGAACCAAAGCCTTCTTTTAAGATGCTGAGCCTCTGCACTCCCAACAGTTGCATatgaaactgaaattttcagtttcatgtCCCTGAAAATCATCCctattcctgtatttcattctgcacagacaatataaataaaaattactgaataCTTGTGAAAACTAGAGGTGTTAATAAGCTGTGTAAGATCAGTCTGAGTTAGTgacaaaacaattatttaaatagaaaggggtattgatttttaagtttgttCTTGTTGGTGTGTCTTATTAAGTCAATCCTCTGGTCACAAAAGCATATTTCTCTTCAAAACATAtggaaaacaacattttgttGTTGAGTTGCAAGttagaaaaaaagacctttttctttccaatagTTACAGTTTCTACTAACCACCATTTTAAGGAGACTTATGATAACACTTCTTTAGATTGTGTGTCACAAAAGAGTGGTTTAGAAAATAGGCATGACTCAGAGAGGCAGGGCTATGGACCCAAGTTTCATTACCTGCTACTGCCCCAAAGACAGCAGGTATATATTAGGATCTACATTAGTTACATTCAGTAACCTTTTCAAAATAGCTCTGGTTCTTCTCAGTGCAATCTCTTCAGTCCTCCTTTCTTAGAACCAGACTGcaattcttctgtttttttctaaaagcctGGAAGACTGAGGAATTTTGCTGATTCAGTGAAGTCTTTCACTGACCTTATTTGTATGTTTGAAGTACTAACATTTCATCTCAAAAAATTCCAGCCCAGATGATTGATATCATTAGCAGCAACTCAGCAACTTTGGTTCAAATCTATCTTTTGAAGGctctgaaatgccttttttggTCTTTAATTTCGGcaaaatttcacatttattgATCTCTCTACACAAAGAGAGCTCTCTATACAGTTGTATACCTGTTTATGGATAGAgaattactattaaaaaaaagatcttgAGAAAACATTGCTAGATCTACAATTAAATCTACTTATTCTGGTATTGTTCTAAAGATTGCATTTTTTACAGATCAAATGCTGGAGTAAAGAGCCATCATTCAGCTGGATATAAAATTGCTCTTTTCTGTGCAGAATCTGCAGGGTGATGCTTGGAATTTGTGCAAATATTTAGCCTGGTGGCACTCTGATTCAGAAGGGGGTCAGGCAGTCTGCTGGAATATTCAGCTGCAACATAATAGCAGTTCTTAAAATACTCCAGCTTAAAATGCCAGCCAGAGAAGACTGACTTAGTCTTTTCTCAGTTGTCTGTTGAGTCAGTCACTTGCAAAAGAGCAGTAAACGAAGAAATTCAGGAATGAGGATGGCAGCCTTCGATAACTCTCTCAGTTTTCATGAACTCTCTtcttcagttcagaaaaaatgaaaaattataaaatacacGAGCAAAGCATTTGAGGCTTTTGCAATATATTTAGGTTTCTCTCTTGAAGAACCTAGAAAAAGTTTTGAAGAGGAATAAAGTCAAATGAGAATGTTAAATCTATTCAGAAATTACTGTTTGCTTATGTTTCTGTATATTGTGCAGAGTTTTGCAGGGAGCTTTGCTGTTTCCTGTGTCCAAATTCTACTTCATCATCCTTAATTTTGTGCTGACCCAGATCTAGTGATGTATGGAGCAGCCTAGGAACAGTTGCAATGGTATTATTGGCACAGGCATTTTGATAGCCATCAAAATGAAGGATACTGTGGTTTCTCCCCACTTCTCATGGTGTACCCTCCTGTCCACAAAGTGCCCTGTCAGTTAGGTGATCAGTTGGCCCTGTCAGCCGGTACAGAATCTATTCAGACGTACAGCTCCAAAATACCTTCCTTGCGTTGCTACCCTCAAGATGCTTGTTAACTCCTCTTACTTCAGTATGATAGCTCTCACgtttattttcattctctaCTATCTTTAGCAGACTTTGGGAgtgttaaaataaacattatttgCCTAGTCGTGTGGCCCTTCTCCATTTGGCAAACACCAGTCTGTTTCCTGTCTTTTTAATGGTTTCATTGCTCTCCTTAGTATTTTGCTTTCTCAGAGTGGTGAGAGTTAAGGCTTATGTCAGAGTTACTTCTGCAAAGTCAACAGGGCTGGCACACAGGATCGTTTTCTCATTAcctcaggggggaaaaaatggttgGCCTTTAAGATATGTGTGAATCCGTGGCTTTCACAGCCAGCTTGGAAATACAACCCATGCCAGCTTGCCTTCTGATTCCAAATTTCTTCAAGGATTAGTGGGACTGCGGCAAAACACAGCTTCTCCTTCTGTACTGATCAGTCCTCATCATCTTTGTTGGATCTGGGGAAACTCAGTCCAAGCAGATGCTTAAAGGAAACATGGGAAAATCTGGCAAATACTTGAGAGAGAATGCCACTGTGAGAGCCAACAGGAAGCAGGATGTCACAAATACAGGAGCTTAGACAACTATATTAAACATGACAATGAGACATATCTATAAGGGTCACATCTGAGGTgatttcctttatttaaaaaaagttcttatTAAAGACCATAGACAtttttgcttaaaacaaaacaatagtgAAGGGTCAACCTCAGGATTTAGCCTATTGAATATTCTTTGTATAATGCCTAGCAACATGCAAAGCCAATTTCCTTAAATAACTGGGTGTCATCAGCACATGGAGGCTTTACCATCagtctttccttttatttgatATAAACCATCATGAACTCATTTGGTATTAATGGAAACTCCATGGGTTTGCATGCTGTCATTTAGCATTAATTAATGTATCCCTGTTTAAACTGTGTTACTCCTCATCCAATAGCTGGGAAGCTCTCAGAAAGTTCTCAAAGGGATcgatttattttctttggcttaATGGTTGCAGCCCATACTTGTCATGCACATATGTACTGAATGACGAAAGGATTCCAGGTGCTTAGCCATCCAAAGAGGGCAGACAGCTTAATCACACAGCAGCATAGTTGCATGCATATGTTCgagaagcagagaaaatccGTACCAAAAGTTTTCTTCAAGGTGTGAGGGTCCTTACAATTCCGGTTGTAACTGCAGAGCAGGATAGGTCCTCAGCCCCTCTCACAGGGTTTAGCATTCTCTCTCTGTAGGCAGTGATTTTTTAGACTCACCACCTCCTAAAAAGCTGCATTTACAGCATTCCTCTAGCTCAAGCTGGGAACCACTGGGGGCAAATTGCAGTTCAAATATCTGACAGAGCTTCTGATAGTGAAAGATCTTGTGAGCCTCAGGATGGTTCTTAAAGTCAATTCAATAGTTAGATgagatttcattaaaataaaaaattggaGATGTCTGCAAATATTTGAGTAGGAAACAGTATTGTGTGCATTGTACCGTCACACTGATGACACTCATTCTTTAATCTTTCATAATTACCATTGTGAAGTATGTTTTTTCAGAGGTTTACAGTACAGCTGTTTTgttcatttcacatttttaacctctaagctgtttctctttttccccttaaaaacaaattaaaaccaatTTGACTGCTTTGAGAGCTCTCCTTTAgagagagcaaaacaaaaagagccAGGGATGTTGTtaggcagagctgcagagctggaccCCATCCTCCTCACTGGTTGTGCATGAGGCTGGGTGATACTCAAGTGCCTGTGCCTGGTAGGAATGGGGCAGAAGTATTCCATCCCATTTAGTGAATAGGAGGTATGAAACTGCTTGTGGAGGTCACAAAAAGAGGAACCAATTAGCCCTGTATTTTTCATGTCCCTTCTTGTTTTCCAAGGAGACATGGTGGCAATCCGATGGTTCAGTAAGGTGGACTGTGAGAGAAATGGATCTCTAATGAATGTTTGTCCCTGGCTTGCCTGGCAGTGGGATTTCCACTCTAAAGATGAGGTCCTTTTCTTGGCTAACAGCTTTGTTCCAGGGATCTCAACAGCGATGTCCCTCCCGCACGCTTCATCCCTTCAAGCTTCTGGCCTTACTCTTACTCTGCCAGGCAGCAAGTAGGTACTTCCCACTGGTGTCCTGCTAATGTCTGTAACTTGCTGACTCTTACTTACCATGGTGGTAGTTGTGATGTGAAACTTAAATGTATGGACAGGTCAAAACCATGGCCTGTTATGTTGCTTTATtgattagaaagaaagaataagctGTGTTGTAGGATGATAAATGTGGGAATCTGGAGATCTAGCTTCAACTCTTTCTTTTACCATAGATTTCCTCGGGAAGATCTAATTTCTCTGTGCCTGAGTTCCTCTCATAAGATATGACCAGTGTTTCATAGAGATGATGAGTGGATAAGTACCCCCTGGAAGGGAACAAATCTCTGGGTTGCACAGAGCACACAACATCCCGGCCAGCCCCACaagcccctgccctggggagtGATGGCGAGTGGCTGTCATTGGGATTGTTTTGCTTGCCCCTAAATGCAGTACCACAGCCCACTACTGAGGCCACCAGCCCTTCACAAGCAGTGAAGAGCGGCTGGAAGCAAGCAATTCCTTATTGCAAGACACGACCAGCTCCTTCCTGAGTTTCAGGAGTGGGCACTGCAGCACAAGGGGAGACGTTCTGAGAGGCCGGTGCATCTGCATAGCTCACTGTGTTGCCATGCAGAGCTCTTAGGTGCTGAAAATGTGGCAGCCTGCCTGAGCTCATTATTTCCCCAGCTCTTGAGAGGGCTAGTCCAGGCACGGCACTGTGCTGACGCAGCTGTCCTGCTGCCGGTTCCTCAGCTGGCCCCAATCAGGGGATCCCAGGGCTGCACTTCATTGCAGAGCGTATCTATGCCTGTAGGAGCTTTACACAGGTAGTCACAATGCTGGAAAAGTATTTAATTCACTGCTATGCAAATAGCCCTGTGGGTTACAGCTAGGGAGGAAAATAAGCTTGTTTCTCTTGTGCTACACAATGTAGTCTGCGTgggcagaaagagagagcaCTGTCTGTTGTAAGCCCATGACACAAGGTCAGATGAGAGCTGTGCCAGTGCAGAGGCCTGGCCAGCCAAACTCCCCCCTTGTCTAACTCCACTGACCTTCTCTGAGCTAAATCAGGGATGTCTTTGGCCCAGTAAGTTCAGCTGAAGCAGCTGTGATTGCCCTAACACAAAGTTTCCTGGGTTTGCTGGCATGTATTTTCAGCTTATTGCTATTTCAGTGCAGTTTCGTGCATTTCCTATTTGAACAGTTCCTGTCGGAAACATGTATTGTTTGGGAAGACGTGGCATTAATTACTGTGTGAATTATTTGTTTTGTGGGTGCTGTGGAAGAAATAGATGGGAACTATTCCAAATGGTCTTTAATGAGTTCAGTCATCCAAGATCCTGATTTCCATCTCATAAATAATAAACTGTCCTCAATATGCTAATTCAAACTTTGCCTTTAAattgcttattttaattttgcagaggaaataatcaagaagaaaaagttctgaaaaatgCAAGCCTGCCCTGCTTCTGTGGCAGGGCACTCAGAGGGTGTAGTGTCTCATCCTCTTCCCCATGCTAAGTCCTGAGACAGTGAGCATGTCACTAGGCTGGTAATGGTTTCGTGTCGTGAAAAGTGAAATTTGAAACataatgaatgaaaatatatattaaatctTTGCTCCATAAAGGAAGGGTCCTTACTATAACCTTACTCAGTGAGCTCTTTGCCATCTCCTTTTGATGGGATCTGAGTCTCAATTTTCGCTGCTGATCGTTTGCTGTTCAGGCCAATGGAGGCCAGAAATGCTGCTCTGACAATAGACCTAGCCTCTGGCAAGGTAATAGTGTGTGCTCAGCAGTGACCCATCTGCTTCATCGAATGCAACATCAACTGTCTTTTAGACAAGTCTCATCTAGTCTTGCAGTAGCAGGTGATGATTTTTCAAAAAGCCTTCTCATATTTGAGGATGCTTGTATGAGGCCTGAATGTACTGGTAACTGGACTAATGATTTACCACTCTGCTAACTAtaaatttgcatttctgctCCAGGCAGGCAAATCATTACACTCAGAGAGTTTGGTATGGATATAATAGCTAGCcatgagatttttctcttctgaaaacatccttttcattctttttttttttcttctcagcattTTATCTTCAGTAAACACATATCATGATTTTACATGAACCTGTGGTCTCTGGGCTGTCTGTAAGTCCAGACTAAACAATAATGCATAGCATAGCAAAAAtactgcaagaaaagaaaaagaagtgcaTTTTGGACATGTATTAGCTGGTCACACATCATTCAGATTTGTTAAGGTTCAATACTGGATAAACAGACAGGAATAGAAGGTTTGGATGGTCCTGCAGGCACATCTTACTGGAAACACAGTCgcagaaatttcatttcaagagACAAACcagtgaaaaaacccaaacaagttACTCCATTTCCTGCCCTGGAAGGAATGGCggctttttgaaaacattaatatCCTCAGTCAGGGATTGCAAATATTAGTTCTCAGTTGCTTCAAGGgataaaaagagataaaaatagaAGCCACTCTGAAACGTCCCAGAGGCTGACAAATGCATTCATTCATTTCTTTATAATGACATCTTTCATGAAGGCCTTAACACTGGAAATTCTCAGAGGAGGATTCCTTCCCCCCAATACTTTCTCACTTCAGTTGAAAGCTATCTGTATCATTGCGAGCAGGCAGGGGGtaaaatactttctgaaaactcagctgtgcttttttaGGCTGATCTTAAACAGGAAAAAGGCTCATTCTCCTGAGCGCACTGAGAACATGGTGCTGCGACCTGGAACGGCGTGGGAGTATCTGGCTGTGGTGGGACAGCCTATGTCAGAAGGGATGGCTTTGTGCAGTTCTCAGCAAGGGGTGAGCAAAGTGCAACCCCTGCACCTCAAATCTGTGTGTGAAAAACACATGCTGCACAAAACAGATGTCAAATTTACAGCAGCTTTCATTTCGCTCTCTACTCCTCTCATTCGTATGTCTTCCCAGTTTGTTCATCTCTACTCTAAAGTCTGCATTCATCCTGCTTAGCAAAGACAACCTAGCCACATTTTTCCACTactgcaggcagagaaagagggTCTTCCAGAGCTGTCAGATCGACTGACTCCCTCTCCAAGGAGCCTCTTTTTGTCTGTTGATTGTACAGGAACCAAGGCTTGTTTAGCTGGCTTGGTTAAATGTCTACAATTGAGTGGGGTGATCTTGATCTCTACACCTCAATCTTTGGTAAGGTTGGCAAGCAAACAGAGCAGTcagttgctttatttttcttacactaATTTTAAGAGTCTTTTTCACAACCAGAGTGTAAAGCAAAGCC from Gavia stellata isolate bGavSte3 chromosome 2, bGavSte3.hap2, whole genome shotgun sequence includes these protein-coding regions:
- the MAP10 gene encoding microtubule-associated protein 10, yielding MAAAGAEGLFALELLVEAVRVAAPGPTLRPAVALRLLDFPTLLLRPAAAAAPPLRPGRAFPFGRGKRCLFRWRRASLCAALRRRPLRALLLALPVGLAPGSPRLLGSCGISLAPAAVELLQRPGAPVSCGRRGCFPLRDSAGRPVGDLVLAYRLTSLEAREESPPPSPTSPGAATLPAAARLPTPSPELGGEEEGEELEGNIFCPPVLYYSREPAKPHRLSAAAATGKWEHVEAWRPQEQDQGQSPPRPSAGPSLLHPTRPQQLHDTLGQLPLLSALLAELSVLTRNATPAAVHPHLAWLYQAPGSGGTASRPPDPTQSSALEPAEAPVGPGGSSGAARPRLKQGQQEATSPGSSWAGRGPKGAVPQGETGSVRNCRTKENRPPRRKLLYGLTNTLRLRLQQTNPDKLIIHERREQYRKKQMEMLKERSPLSKRKLLRNAGEQGVVSYRQSSKGDSSKQNNQFGKTVETSLQNSALTEYVSVTGDVFPDLQKKQAIASLLQNDEIASKECPCKVTTAPFLEETVLKSAHMEKCAKAQLPAVFPSDANAKGSNEEAIHLIHRKTREHDDASVVSDHKPSPSRSVENNSEFIYSDDFIASPENTVYSEDFTSAECTGKDSEALNSSPEPLWLESPKQGWSDTELESSRSRISKTSQRAESTSDLLPVPSVSSPVQPLKTNRDLKTSKRTSGESVDSLNDASIQASLLDEEQEAQQINKEENWGDQRIKQASTLRTTVSSDTDLTIGREQTSAEKSQAVTQVSSYLPSIMPDLELSVLENSMSDKEDDFLGKLHVPNQYKDISELVINKLPGYTM